From the genome of Pirellulales bacterium, one region includes:
- a CDS encoding GNAT family protein: MQIKFSHGVLRPWDWEDAQALVALANNPRIAGNLRDAFPHPYTPADADRWLTVANKYEPPRNFALVVEGGVAGGLGLVLREDVYRRSMEIGYWLGEPFWGRGIMTAAVQATVDYAFENFDICRLFAGVFEGNVASTRVLEKAGFTFEARLRQTITKNGRTRDELVYAIVR; this comes from the coding sequence ATGCAGATCAAATTCTCCCACGGTGTGCTGCGTCCCTGGGACTGGGAGGATGCCCAGGCGCTGGTGGCGCTGGCGAACAATCCGCGCATTGCCGGGAACCTGCGCGATGCCTTTCCTCACCCGTACACGCCGGCCGATGCCGACCGCTGGCTGACCGTGGCCAACAAGTACGAGCCGCCTCGCAATTTCGCGTTGGTTGTCGAAGGTGGGGTGGCGGGTGGCTTAGGGCTGGTTCTGCGCGAGGACGTCTATCGCCGCTCGATGGAGATCGGCTACTGGCTGGGCGAGCCCTTCTGGGGACGCGGCATCATGACCGCCGCCGTGCAGGCGACCGTCGACTACGCGTTCGAGAACTTCGACATCTGCCGGCTCTTCGCCGGAGTGTTCGAGGGCAACGTGGCGAGCACCCGCGTGTTGGAAAAAGCCGGCTTCACGTTCGAGGCCCGCCTGCGCCAGACGATTACCAAAAACGGCCGCACGCGCGATGAACTGGTGTATGCGATCGTGCGGTGA